The sequence ATTCATCGAGAAAAGGCAGAGCTTGATGAATTGGATTACGAGCCAGGTGAGGGTAGGCTACGTGCCCCTGGATGCCTTTGACCCAAAGGTCTGCTCCCAGGGATCCGCGGCGGCCGTTTTTGACCACATCACCCAGGGTTGACGTGCTGGACGGTTCCCCGACCAGACACCAGTCGATTTTTTCGCCCCGTTGTTGCAGGTGCTCCACAACTTTTACCGTGCCGTCTATGGCGGGGCCTTCTTCATCGGCTGTGATGAGCAGTGCGATCGAGCCAGAGTGATCCGGATTGAGCTGGACGAAGCGTTCACAGGCCGTAGTAAAGGCGGCCAGGCTTCCTTTCATGTCGGCAGCACCACGACCGAAAAGCATGCCGTCATGAATTTCTGGTTGGAACGGATTGGTATGCCACTGTTCCAGTGAGCCCGTTGGTACAACATCGGTGTGGCCAGCAAAGGCGAACACAGGCCCTTCGCTACCTCGTCGCAGCCAGACGTTTTTGACGTCTCCAAACTGCAAGCGCTCAACATGAAAACCCAATGGTTCCAGGCGCGATATCATCATCTCCTGACAGTCAGCATCTTCTGGCGTGACAGAAGGACGACGTATGAGATCCATAGCAAACTGCAAGGTAGGCGAGAGGTCGGACATGGGGATAATCTGTGTTATGGCTGAAGGGGAGGCATTCTAGCAAAGTGGTCTGCATTATACAGGGGCTTGGCATAGAGTATTGAGGTTATGGTAGAGTAAAAGCTCGAAAAAGAAGGGCAAGTTGACACCTGATATGGGCGCCGATGAAAACATAGAGAAGCAGTCTAACCGCCGTATTAAGCAACGCTTCCCGATTCCAGACCTTACCGTGCGGTTAAAACAACGCTCGATCTTCTCGCTTGGGAATGATTGGCGGACTGTTGAGGGGCTCGACTTTAATCGCTACGGAATTGCTTACAGCAGTAAAGAGCCTTTCAAAAAAGGGAATCGTGTCTACCTGTCGTTTCGCGGCCCCTATATTGGCTTGGAAAATGTTGCTGCACAGGTGGTCAGCTGTGCACGCGTCGAAGACGGTTTTCGAATTGGCGCCGTGTTTCTCTATTGGCAATCAGAGGAGCTCTATGACGTGAATATCGACAACAATTTGTCTCGTATCGAACGTATTTATCATGACCAACAGGCGGCTGTGCCAAGCCTATGAGCCACTGCTTTATCGATATAATCCTGTTATTTTTCTGAGGTCTTTTTACGATATTCGCAAAGATCTTCAATAGGGCAAGCGTTGCATTGAGGGGTTCGCGCTTTGCAAATATAGCGCCCGTGAAGAATCAGCCAATGGTGGGCATCAAGCAGGAACTCTTCCGGTACCAGTCTCATCAAACGTTTTTCAACTTCCAGCACGGTTTTACCCGGCGCGATACCGGTGCGATTTGAAACGCGAAAAATATGGGTGTCGACCGCCATGGCGAGCTGGCGAAACGCCGTATTGAGGACAACATTAGCCGTTTTCCTACCAACTCCTGGTAAGGCTTCCAGAGCCTCGCGAGTTTGCGGTACTTCGCTATTGTGTTGCTCGATTAACAGTCGACAGGTTTTGATCAGATTTTCGGCCTTACTGTTGTAAAGACCGATGGTTTTTATATAGCTTTTCAGACCATCGAGGCCTAACGCCAGTATGGCTTCAGGGGTGTTGGCGACCGGAAAAAGCTTGGCAGTGGCTTTGTTGACCCCGACATCCGTGGCCTGGGCAGAGAGTAATACCGCCACCAGTAACTCAAAGGATGAAGCGTAGTTCAGTTCGGTTTTTGGCTCCGGATTGAGTTCGCGCCAACGGCTGAAAATTTGTTCTCGTTTGCCTCGATTCATGATGTTTCGGTGCTGCTTTGACGGGCAATGATTGCGGTAGAAGCCTGGATCTGTTTTTGCTTGATTCGATCATCAATAAGGTTTTTCAGGGCGATGATGAAGCCCATAATAACGAAAGCACCCGGTGGTAAAATTGCAAAGAGAAACTTTTGATAGTCGGCGAACAGCACCAGTTCCCACTGGGCTGCCCCAGGGCCAAGCAGCAGATCCATACCGGAAAATAATGTGCCCTTGCCAATCAGTTCGCGTAGCGCCCCCAGCAATAACAATACCAGCGCAAAACCGGCCCCCATCATCAGGCCATCAATAGCGGAGGGGATAACCGGGTTTTTGGCCGCGAAGGCTTCGGCGCGGCCAAGAATGGCACAGTTGGTTACGATCAGGGGGATAAAAATGCCCAGTATCTGGTACAGCTCGTAGGTGAACGCCTGCATCAATAGTTCTACGCAGGTCGTGAGCGCCGCGATGATCATAACAAACGCCGGTAAGCGGATGGCTTCGCTGGCGCGAGAGCGAATAAGGGATACAGCAATGTTGGAGCCGGTCATAACGAAAATGGTCGCAATGCCTAGCCCCAGTGCGTTGACGACGGAGTTGGAAACGCCCAGCAGGGGGCACAGGCCTAACAGTTGAACCAGCGCCGGGTTGTTGTTCCAGAGTCCGTCGAGACTAATCTTGCGATAATCTGTTGCTTGCGCCATCAATGTGTCTCCTTACCGCGGGCTTGAAGCTGTTTGTTGCCCTCGGCAAATAATGTTTCACGATGCGCCCTGAAGTAGACCAGGCTGCGTTGCACCGCCGTCACTATCGCCCGGGGAGTAATGGTGGCACCGGTGAATTGGTCAAACTGTCCGCCATCTTTTTTTACCGCCCAGGCGTGGGATTCAGTATTGTCGAGTGACAGTCCTTCAAACTGGTGAATCCAGTCAGAGACTTTGGTATCGATAGCATCTCCGAGACCTGGCGTTTCACGGTGAGTAATAACTCGTACTGCAGCCAGTTCCCCGTTGTTGCGAATACCCACCAGCAAGCTGATGCGGCCGTTATAACCGTCCGGTGCCCAGACCGGCAAAATAGCAGCAATCGGCGTTGACTGGTCGAAGGCGATATAGGCCTTATGTTGCCCGTCGAGCCCTAACAGGGGGAGATCATCGACCATGACCAGAGTACTGAGCAGGTCATTATCGTGCTGTTCCTCCGGAATGATCTCGTTCAACGCTTTTACTTCATATGCGCGAACTTGCTCGATGATTCGCTGCTGTGTGAGCACGTAAGTCAGGGCAATCAGGCCCACGGTAAAAATGGAAAACACGCCTAGCGAAAAGCTGTTTCTTGCGATGGATTGTGTGAGTGTGTTCATCGATATCAATCCGATTTCGCCAAGCCTTTGTTGGACTTTTTGTGGCCGTAAGTTCGTGGTTGGGTATAGTAATCTATGGTCGGGGCGGCCATATTCATCAATAATACCGCGAAGGCGACACCATCTGGATAGCCTCCCCAGCTCCGGATGATGTAAATCAGTACGCCGATACAGGCACCGTAAATAAGTCGGCCACGGGTACTGACCGCAGAGCTCACCGGATCGGTGGCGATAAAAAAGGCACCCATCATGGTGGCGCCACTGAGCAGATGAAAAGCCGTAGAACCATTGCTGCTGGAACCGTCACCGCCATAAAACAGCAGGCTCATTAGCGATAGTGCGCCGAGCATCGCAACGGGTGTATGCCATGTGAATACTCGTTGATAAAGCAAGAACAGACCACCGGCCAGGAACGCGAGATTTACCCAGATCCAGCCTTGTCCGCCAACACTCCAGAATATCGGGTGGCTTTGCCAGAGCTCTTCAATGGTCAGACTGTTGTTTTCTCGCATCAGCTCCAGCGGTGTTGCCAGCGTGTAGGCATCCACTGAAAGTGGTTCGCCCAAAAACGGGAAGATGGTAAACAGAGCTTGTGAGAATCCTTCGACTCCTGCAAAACCTTCAATTCCCGCAGGTGCCGCCCAGGCACTCATCTGTACCGGGAAAGAGATCAGCAGTAAAACGTAACCAAGCATGGCAGGGTTGAACGGGTTATACCCCATGCCGCCATAAAGCTGCTTGCCAATAACGATGGCAAAGGCCACACCGATCAGGGTTAACCACCAGGGGGCGAGAGGAGGTAAGGCGAGTGCCATCAGCACAGCGGTTAACAGAGCGCTATTATCTCGCAGGTAAAACCCGACGGGGCGCTGTCGCAAGATCAGCACAGCAGCTTCACAGCCCAGAGCAATGACACTGGCCCACATTAGATTAATCAATGTGCCCCAGCCAAAGAAATAACACAGGGTTAAGGCGGCAGGCACCGTTGCCAGTATCACCAATCGCATCATTCGTGCGGTGGATCCTGGGCCGTGGGCGTGAGGCGAACTCATTCGTAGCAGAGCCATATTGCCTTAGTCTCCCGTTGTCTCGGTGGCGGCACGGTCGAAATCGAGGCTAGCCTGAGCAAGCTCCTCTTCTGATTTTTTCAGTGCCTGGATACGTTCGGGGCTTTCCCCATTGCTGTCGATGGTTCGTTGGGCTTTCTTGACAGCAGCCTTTGCCATGGCCAGACGAATTTTTAAGCGTTTTATCTCCGCCTCTTGATCACCCTGGGCGGCCTGTTCTTTTTCTGCTGTCGATGTGGTTTTGCTGTCATCGCTGTTAGCAGCTTTCTCCACGCTATCTTGTGAGACAAGCTCGCTATCGACCCGTTGTTGGGCGGTTTCCAACTCTTCCTGCAAGCGTTTTACTTCTTCGCTGAGGGCTTGTTGTTCTTCGGAATTGTTCTGTGCGGAATCGGCATAGGCGCGTTCGGCTTTCTTCAAGGCCGCCCGAATCATGGCGGCTTCAATTTTCAGTTTTTTAGCACTATCGCTCAACGGGGTTCGAGGCGCTTTGGCGTTGCTTGTCGGTTTTTTCTGGGGCGCAACTGGCTCCTCTGCCATTGCTTGTTCTGCCGCCAGCACTTCAGCGCGAAGGCGCTTCTGTTCTTGCTCAAGTTCGCTGATGTTGTCACCGGCTTCCTGCGCTTTGGCGATAGCTCTGTCGTTTTTCTTTAAGGCAGCGCGAGCCATGGCCAGCTTGATCTTGGCGGCCTTATGATCTTTTTCAGTAGACGGGTTATCGGCCTGTGCAGGGCTGTCGTTATCAGTAGACGTTTTATCTGTCGATGGAGAAGATGAGGGTTGAAGCTTGTCCAGTTGTTGTTGCAAAAGCGTCAGATTGGCTTGTAAGGATGCCTGCTCAGCAGCGTCGGCAGTATCGAGTTGGCGCTGAAGCTTCTTGATTTGAGCGTTGACCTTGGCCCGTTGAATATTGAGCGCTTTATCTTCTTTAGCGGTATCTGAGCCTGTGTTTTCTTTGGCTGCTGCTTCGGCCTTGGCGGCTTTTAATTTCGCCGCGCGTTCGGCGTTGGCTTTACGCTTGGCGGCTTTCTCTTCCTCTATCCGTTGCAGGCGGCTTTCCCGTGCCTCAAACCGCATTTTGGAATATTCCGCTTTCTGTTGCATGGCTTCGTGAGCACGGATATCGGCTTTTGAGGCGCGGTAGTATTGCACCAGGGGAATATGACTGGGGCAGCTGTAGGAGCAGGCTCCGCATTCAATGCAATCGAACAGGTTGTGGTGGCGCAGCTGACTGAAATCCTTAGCCCGCGCGTGCCAGTACAGCTGTTGTGGCAACAGATTAACCGGACAGGCAATCGCACATTCACCGCAACGAATACAGGCTTGTGCCGGAGGAGGCGCGGGCAACTCTTCGGCACTGGCAGCAATAACGCAGTTCACCGTTTTGGTAATCGGTGACAGGGTCGTTTGCAGGGTGAAGCCCATCATAGGCCCACCAATAATCAGGCGATCCAGCTTGGATGAGT is a genomic window of Aestuariirhabdus haliotis containing:
- the rsxD gene encoding electron transport complex subunit RsxD codes for the protein MALLRMSSPHAHGPGSTARMMRLVILATVPAALTLCYFFGWGTLINLMWASVIALGCEAAVLILRQRPVGFYLRDNSALLTAVLMALALPPLAPWWLTLIGVAFAIVIGKQLYGGMGYNPFNPAMLGYVLLLISFPVQMSAWAAPAGIEGFAGVEGFSQALFTIFPFLGEPLSVDAYTLATPLELMRENNSLTIEELWQSHPIFWSVGGQGWIWVNLAFLAGGLFLLYQRVFTWHTPVAMLGALSLMSLLFYGGDGSSSNGSTAFHLLSGATMMGAFFIATDPVSSAVSTRGRLIYGACIGVLIYIIRSWGGYPDGVAFAVLLMNMAAPTIDYYTQPRTYGHKKSNKGLAKSD
- the rsxG gene encoding electron transport complex subunit RsxG codes for the protein MNTLTQSIARNSFSLGVFSIFTVGLIALTYVLTQQRIIEQVRAYEVKALNEIIPEEQHDNDLLSTLVMVDDLPLLGLDGQHKAYIAFDQSTPIAAILPVWAPDGYNGRISLLVGIRNNGELAAVRVITHRETPGLGDAIDTKVSDWIHQFEGLSLDNTESHAWAVKKDGGQFDQFTGATITPRAIVTAVQRSLVYFRAHRETLFAEGNKQLQARGKETH
- a CDS encoding electron transport complex subunit E; translated protein: MAQATDYRKISLDGLWNNNPALVQLLGLCPLLGVSNSVVNALGLGIATIFVMTGSNIAVSLIRSRASEAIRLPAFVMIIAALTTCVELLMQAFTYELYQILGIFIPLIVTNCAILGRAEAFAAKNPVIPSAIDGLMMGAGFALVLLLLGALRELIGKGTLFSGMDLLLGPGAAQWELVLFADYQKFLFAILPPGAFVIMGFIIALKNLIDDRIKQKQIQASTAIIARQSSTETS
- the dapE gene encoding succinyl-diaminopimelate desuccinylase — encoded protein: MSDLSPTLQFAMDLIRRPSVTPEDADCQEMMISRLEPLGFHVERLQFGDVKNVWLRRGSEGPVFAFAGHTDVVPTGSLEQWHTNPFQPEIHDGMLFGRGAADMKGSLAAFTTACERFVQLNPDHSGSIALLITADEEGPAIDGTVKVVEHLQQRGEKIDWCLVGEPSSTSTLGDVVKNGRRGSLGADLWVKGIQGHVAYPHLARNPIHQALPFLDELATTEWDQGNDFFPPTSFQVSNIQSGTGATNVIPGEVHVMFNFRFSTETTADKLKQHVEAMLSRHGLDYEIKWRLFGEPFLTSEGKLIEATVEAIREETGIETQLSTSGGTSDGRYIAPTGTQVIELGPCNATIHKVNESVKASDLDQLSHVYQNILQRLLVK
- the nth gene encoding endonuclease III; amino-acid sequence: MNRGKREQIFSRWRELNPEPKTELNYASSFELLVAVLLSAQATDVGVNKATAKLFPVANTPEAILALGLDGLKSYIKTIGLYNSKAENLIKTCRLLIEQHNSEVPQTREALEALPGVGRKTANVVLNTAFRQLAMAVDTHIFRVSNRTGIAPGKTVLEVEKRLMRLVPEEFLLDAHHWLILHGRYICKARTPQCNACPIEDLCEYRKKTSEK
- a CDS encoding PilZ domain-containing protein, which gives rise to MTPDMGADENIEKQSNRRIKQRFPIPDLTVRLKQRSIFSLGNDWRTVEGLDFNRYGIAYSSKEPFKKGNRVYLSFRGPYIGLENVAAQVVSCARVEDGFRIGAVFLYWQSEELYDVNIDNNLSRIERIYHDQQAAVPSL
- the rsxC gene encoding electron transport complex subunit RsxC — translated: MSRRLWDIPGGVHPPERKTLSNQQPIRPVSLPAKLVVPLQQHIGAGAEPIVRVGQTVLKGQKIAEAKGFVSAPLHAPSSGTVVAIESHSVPHPSGMDELSIIIETDGNDRWCELDPVADFRQLETSELLNRIREAGIAGLGGAGFPAAVKLSARPEQEIRTLIINGTECEPYITADDLLMQERSDRLINGIDILHSILKPDEVLIAVEDNKPEAVKALRQEIAGRNAHYEVAVLPTKYPSGGEKQLIQLLTGREVPSGELPADLGIVCQNVGTAVAIQDAIIEGRPLISRVTTLTGEALNRRGNVDVLIGTPIEHLLSEADLNSSKLDRLIIGGPMMGFTLQTTLSPITKTVNCVIAASAEELPAPPPAQACIRCGECAIACPVNLLPQQLYWHARAKDFSQLRHHNLFDCIECGACSYSCPSHIPLVQYYRASKADIRAHEAMQQKAEYSKMRFEARESRLQRIEEEKAAKRKANAERAAKLKAAKAEAAAKENTGSDTAKEDKALNIQRAKVNAQIKKLQRQLDTADAAEQASLQANLTLLQQQLDKLQPSSSPSTDKTSTDNDSPAQADNPSTEKDHKAAKIKLAMARAALKKNDRAIAKAQEAGDNISELEQEQKRLRAEVLAAEQAMAEEPVAPQKKPTSNAKAPRTPLSDSAKKLKIEAAMIRAALKKAERAYADSAQNNSEEQQALSEEVKRLQEELETAQQRVDSELVSQDSVEKAANSDDSKTTSTAEKEQAAQGDQEAEIKRLKIRLAMAKAAVKKAQRTIDSNGESPERIQALKKSEEELAQASLDFDRAATETTGD